TTTCTTGACACAGCTTCTTCAACATGCGGTAATGTATTGGGAATTTCCTAAAATGAGATCAGGGGGATCTGGGGATGAACAAATCTGATTTGGTGGAGGTTCTTTCGAAGAGAGCTGGAATCACGGTAAAACGTGCGACCGAGATCGTCGATCTGATTTTCGACGAAATGACCAAGGAACTCGTGTCCGGCGAACGGATCGAGATTCGCGGCTTCGGCAGCTTCGTGGTCAAGGAATACGAAGCCTACGTCGGCCGGAATCCGAAAACAAAAGAAAAGATCAATGTTCCACCCAAGCGTCTGCCGTATTTCAAGGTGGGCAAGGAACTGCGCCAGCGGGTCGACGAG
The nucleotide sequence above comes from Myxococcales bacterium. Encoded proteins:
- a CDS encoding integration host factor subunit beta; the encoded protein is MNKSDLVEVLSKRAGITVKRATEIVDLIFDEMTKELVSGERIEIRGFGSFVVKEYEAYVGRNPKTKEKINVPPKRLPYFKVGKELRQRVDEEDEASEKIEAN